In the genome of Acaryochloris sp. CCMEE 5410, the window TTGGGCAATCTCTGCGAATTGTTGGATGCGATCGCATCCCAGTTTCAAAGTCTCTGGCAACATCGGCATGGGCAACGGCGCACTGCGAGCAAAGTTCCGAGTCGCCATCCAGCCAAAATGTTCGGAGATATGCCGATAGGAATAGTCCCGACATTCTGCCTGTAGACAGGCCAACCAGTGACGTCGATCCAGCTGGGCAGACAGCAGAGAGTAACTGACACCATGCCCCAACAGACCGTTACGCTGACTAAACTGCCGCAAAACGGAGCACAACGGATCGGGGAGGGACACGCCACCCCACCCCATATCAAAACTCCATTCCACCACCTCCACCTCGCTCGCATCAAAAAGGGGCTGAGCCGCCTGCCAAAAATCTGGCTGAGGCATCAGAGAGAGGCCGATTTGAGGCGTCATTAACCCATGCCGCAAGGCGGGCAAGGCTCATGGGGCAACTGGCGCGGATCAAAGGGGGCATGGGTCTGCATTCCCGGTGTTAGGGGCTCTGGGACCGGTTCCACCTCGGTAACTAACGTGGGCTGATTAGTAGGGGGCTCAGGCTTCGTCTCTGACACCTCTGGCTCAGGCTCTGCGGCAGACTGAAACCACCACTGCGTGGCCGCAGGGCGGGCCTGGGCAACCAGAGAGACCAAAGAGAGTAGGAAGGCCGTTAAACCAGCGGTGACAGAGAACTTTTTCATGGAGCTAGCCAATTTTTTTGAGATGACTCCATGCTAAGCAATGAATCAAGCCCTCAGACCCTGGTTTCAATTTTTGCAACTAGCGGGTCTGCCCACGTTGTCGGGCATCTCACCCCATCTCTCAGGGTTAGTAATGAAAGGGAATCGTCAACAAAGGGGCAGCAGTAACCAATAAGCCGCTCCAGGTCCAGGAATAGGACAGGGGAGCCGTTTCCCTGGGGTCAAGTAGGGCATCGATTCGCTCTGATAAGCGATGGCCCGTTGCCGTCTGCATGGCGGCACAAATATTCTCTGCAAATTCGGCGGGATAGGGGTTGACCATCAACAGCAAGGATTCCGCTAGCACCAACGGATCAACCTGCTGGGCAGCCCACTGATCGGCGCGCAATTCCCGCAGCAGCAAGAGTTCTTGCCACAGTTCTGTGGAATGGGGCAGCCAAGCCGTCAGCCGACGTAGCCAGCCCCACCAGAAAAACCAAAAGGTATCACGATACTGTTGATGCGCTTGTTCATGGACCAACACTGCAGCAAGTTGATCAGTAGACAGGACCTGTACCAACCCGTTAGTGATTACTAATTCAGACTGCCAAAATCCCACTTGAGCAGCATAGGGCAAGGCATGATCGATTTGGTAGGCTGAATGGCCTTGGATATGCGTTTGGGGACAGGCATAAATACGCTGTAGGCTTGACCAGCCCTCAACTAAAAGCTTGAGATTCAAGCAGGCCGCTACTCCCACAAACCCAACAGCAATACCGTAACTCCACCCATTTTCTCGAACCCACACCATATGGCCTTGAGGTCCCATATATAAAACTGCGATCGCAGTCATGAGCAACAGCAAGGGGGACCATAAGAAGACCAACAGATTACCCTGCCACCGCTGCGCCCAAGTCCATTGGTCGCGCTTGGATTCTAGCCAACGATAGCCATAGGTTCGACACAGCCAAGCCAGGGACAAGGCACTGAGTATCATCAGCAAATGCATTACTGATCCTCCCTAGCTTTGCGAGCAGCCCGTATCTTATCTGCGATCGCTTCTAGTTGCTCGACGCTAGCCTGATCAAGATGATCGGCAAAAGCGGCAACGGTATCAGGATTTCCTACGGCTAAAAACTGCTGAAGCTGATCGTAGGCCCACAGGGAGTTGGCTTGCGCTCGGGAAACCAGAGGACGCCAAACAAAGCTGCGATTTTGTTTATCACAAGCTAACCAGCCTTTTTTAGTCAGGCGATTGAGAACGGTGGTGACGGAGGTGTAGGCCAATTCGCGATCGGGATTGGTCAAAATCTGTTCATGCACCTGTTTGACGGTGGCGGTCCCCAGATCCCAAATCAAGTTGAGAATTTCGAATTCTAAGGGACCGAGAGAAAGCTGCTTGGGACGAAAGTCCGGGAGCGATGTCATCGCTGTTCTATCCTGCTGATTGGTTAGCTACCGTTCAAGGTAACGTACCATTTAACGGCAAAACGCTTTAAACACAAGACTTTTTAGGTTCAATAGCTAGTCGTCC includes:
- a CDS encoding M56 family metallopeptidase, with the protein product MHLLMILSALSLAWLCRTYGYRWLESKRDQWTWAQRWQGNLLVFLWSPLLLLMTAIAVLYMGPQGHMVWVRENGWSYGIAVGFVGVAACLNLKLLVEGWSSLQRIYACPQTHIQGHSAYQIDHALPYAAQVGFWQSELVITNGLVQVLSTDQLAAVLVHEQAHQQYRDTFWFFWWGWLRRLTAWLPHSTELWQELLLLRELRADQWAAQQVDPLVLAESLLLMVNPYPAEFAENICAAMQTATGHRLSERIDALLDPRETAPLSYSWTWSGLLVTAAPLLTIPFHY
- a CDS encoding BlaI/MecI/CopY family transcriptional regulator, producing MTSLPDFRPKQLSLGPLEFEILNLIWDLGTATVKQVHEQILTNPDRELAYTSVTTVLNRLTKKGWLACDKQNRSFVWRPLVSRAQANSLWAYDQLQQFLAVGNPDTVAAFADHLDQASVEQLEAIADKIRAARKAREDQ